The Campylobacter concisus DNA window AATATCTTTGTAAGCCGTTTTTTATTATACTTTGGCACTTTTTAAACTTGGAGTTAAATTTTGGCAGTTGATAAGATCATTTTCTATCTTTGTTCGACTTTGATCGCTATAAGCATTATTTTTTCACTATCTTTGCCAGTTTTTACGGTTTTATTTTTTAATTACGACGAATTTCACTTTTTCATCCGCCAGTTTATTGTTGGTTGTATCGGAATTTTCATTATGTGGTGGCTTTCTAGGCTCAATCCCGAAAAAACGCTTGTTTGGATAGGGTTTGGCCTTCTTATATCTTGCGGTATCGCCATGGGGCTAATGCATGCATTGCCAGCTTCAATGGTAACTGACGCTGGTGGTGCTAGACGTTGGATTAGGCTACCTGGCTTTTCGCTAGCTCCAGTTGAGTTTTTTAAAATCGGTTTTGTCTACTTCTTAGCTTGGAGTTTTACTAGAAAATTTAGTGAGGGCAAAAGGACCCTGCTAGATGAGATTAAGATACTTATGCCTTATATTATTCTTTTTGGTGTTGCAATCTTTCTTATCGCTGTTATGCAAAATGACCTTGGTCAAGTGGTCGTGCTGGCGCTTACATTTGTGACGATGGCGCTTTTTGCAGGAGCAAGTGCGAGACTTTTTAGTATCGGTATCTTAGGAGCTGCTTTTGTTATGACAGTAGCGATAGTCAGCTCTGAACATAGAATTTTACGTATAAAGTCATGGTGGGGAACGATACAAAATATGGTACTTTCTTTCTTGCCTGACAGCGTTGCAGATGTATTAAGAGTGGCTGATGCGCCAGAGCCATATCAAATTTCTCACTCATTAAACGCTATAAAGCATGGCGAATTTTTCGGCGAAGGGCTTGGCGCTGGTATCTTTAAGCTCGGCTTTTTAAGTGAGGTCCATACTGACTTTGTATTAGCTGGTATCGCTGAAGAGGTCGGTGTATTTGGTATTTTGTGTATCGTAGCTATATTTATAACACTACTTTATAGAATTTTTAGAATTTCAGCCAGAAGCGAAAATAAGGTCTATCATCTATTTACGCTTGGCGTCGGGCTTATCTTATCGTTTTCATTTTTAATGAATAGCTATGGCATAACATCGATCACGCCGATAAAGGGTATCGCGGTGCCATTTTTAAGCTATGGTGGTAGCTCAGTACTCGCGATTTGTATTGGTATTGGCATGGTTTTGATGGTTAGTAAAAGGGCAAAATTATGATTGTTATTTGCGGTGGAGGCACTGGTGGGCATTTAGCGATCGCAAGGAGCTTTTGCGAGGAGCTAAATAGACGGGATATTAAGCCCATTTTTATTGGTTCAACTAGCGGTCAAGATAAATTTTGGTTTGAAAATGACGAGAATTTTTTACAAAAATTTTTCTTACCAAGTAGTGGTGTGGTAAATAAGAGAGGCTTTGCTAAGCTAAAATCACTAACAAATATCATAAGCCTAGCGCTAAAATGCAAGCAAATTTTTAAAGAAAATGGCGTTAATGCAGTCATTAGCGTTGGTGGCTATTCAGCAGCTCCAGCAGCCATTGCGGCAATCATCTCAAAAGTACCACTTTTTATCCACGAACAAAATGCTGTAATGGGCAAATTAAATAAAATTTTAAAGCCCTACGCGAAAGGCTTTTTTAGCTCTTATGATGAAGCTTCGCCCTACCCTTATCCCGTAGCAAAGAAATTTTTTGATAGTGCAAGAGTGAGAGATGAGCTAAAGACTATTTTGTTTTTAGGAGGCTCGCAAGGTGCAAAAGCGATAAACGAGCTAGCTATAAATTTAGCTCCATATCTTAAAGAAAAAGGCATAAATATAATTCATCAATGTGGTAAAAACGGCTTTGATGAACTTAAAAAAAGATATGATGAACTTGGCTTTAATGAAACGAATTTAGAAATTTTTGAATTTAGTAAAGAGATAGAAAATAAGATGAGCAAGGCTGACCTTGCCATATCAAGAGCAGGAGCTAGCTCGCTTTGGGAGCTTTGTGCAAATGCTTTGCCATCTATCTTTGCGCCATTTCCTTATGCTGCTAGTAATCATCAGTTTTATAACGCTAAATTTTTAAAAGATAAGGGCATTGCTGAAATTTGTTTGCAAAATGGAGAAATTTTAGACAAAGACGAAGTTATAAGAATGATAGAAAATTTTGATCTAAACAAAAGCAGCAAAGCTCTAAAAGAGATCCTTTTGCCAAATGGAGCAAAAGAGATAATTGATAAAATTTTAAACTAGCTCCTCGCCTATCGCACAAGCTTTTAGTTCTTTTAGCTCAAAGATTAAGTAGTGATAAATAAGCTCATTTGTATTTAAAATTTTTGCACTAAAGACTGGTTTTATCATAGTTATTATCTTGTCAGTTATGCCCGCGATCTCCACTAGCAAAAGCTCATCTTTGCGTTGCTTTGCAGCCTTAATACAATTATAAAAGAACGTATAAATTATCTTAAAATTTTGCAAAATAACATTTGAAACTAT harbors:
- a CDS encoding FtsW/RodA/SpoVE family cell cycle protein, coding for MAVDKIIFYLCSTLIAISIIFSLSLPVFTVLFFNYDEFHFFIRQFIVGCIGIFIMWWLSRLNPEKTLVWIGFGLLISCGIAMGLMHALPASMVTDAGGARRWIRLPGFSLAPVEFFKIGFVYFLAWSFTRKFSEGKRTLLDEIKILMPYIILFGVAIFLIAVMQNDLGQVVVLALTFVTMALFAGASARLFSIGILGAAFVMTVAIVSSEHRILRIKSWWGTIQNMVLSFLPDSVADVLRVADAPEPYQISHSLNAIKHGEFFGEGLGAGIFKLGFLSEVHTDFVLAGIAEEVGVFGILCIVAIFITLLYRIFRISARSENKVYHLFTLGVGLILSFSFLMNSYGITSITPIKGIAVPFLSYGGSSVLAICIGIGMVLMVSKRAKL
- the murG gene encoding undecaprenyldiphospho-muramoylpentapeptide beta-N-acetylglucosaminyltransferase, which produces MIVICGGGTGGHLAIARSFCEELNRRDIKPIFIGSTSGQDKFWFENDENFLQKFFLPSSGVVNKRGFAKLKSLTNIISLALKCKQIFKENGVNAVISVGGYSAAPAAIAAIISKVPLFIHEQNAVMGKLNKILKPYAKGFFSSYDEASPYPYPVAKKFFDSARVRDELKTILFLGGSQGAKAINELAINLAPYLKEKGINIIHQCGKNGFDELKKRYDELGFNETNLEIFEFSKEIENKMSKADLAISRAGASSLWELCANALPSIFAPFPYAASNHQFYNAKFLKDKGIAEICLQNGEILDKDEVIRMIENFDLNKSSKALKEILLPNGAKEIIDKILN